A stretch of the Planktothricoides raciborskii GIHE-MW2 genome encodes the following:
- a CDS encoding NB-ARC domain-containing protein, with translation MNLKEMLHFADRIVFDRTGKHLDDLQEAVLRGTVQRKTYKEIAKNFNCSESSVRKVGSELWQILSEELDEDINKSNVRSTIQRWQISHVTNFAQDVVAISSFNTCGEARQPPDTPNQNPQNQATSNPQQSPSFHHDLSEMPKLGNFYNRTAELELLKKEILTEKAQLLTITGMIGMGKTALGIKLVEEIKHQFEYVIWRSLESCPTLAQLPNNLTEIFTEGDNQTSPLPLMNLMKYLQNHRCLIILDDIHYLFMRGELAGQYQPNYEDYRSFFKQIKERSHQSCFLLIGWEYPREIAQIKHPNTPNPRLHGGRLNLAGLDTASAHQIIAEQGLEPEANGSRFIDYYQGNPLWLKTVANFMVELGLTVTEVLQNQPLLFPQDLKDILQQPLAYLSEPEKQLLSLLAKKDEAITLVKLLEIAPMPSSDLLDILQSLCRRSWVEKTDHLYRMSPVLRQYLG, from the coding sequence ATGAATCTTAAAGAAATGTTACATTTCGCCGATCGGATAGTCTTCGATCGCACCGGCAAACACCTCGACGACCTACAAGAAGCGGTACTGCGAGGCACGGTACAACGGAAGACATACAAAGAAATAGCCAAAAATTTTAATTGTTCGGAAAGCAGCGTTCGGAAAGTTGGCTCAGAGCTATGGCAGATACTTTCAGAGGAGTTAGACGAAGATATTAATAAATCAAATGTCCGATCGACCATACAGAGGTGGCAAATTTCTCATGTTACAAATTTTGCACAGGACGTTGTAGCAATTAGTAGTTTTAACACCTGCGGAGAAGCCAGACAACCACCAGATACACCCAACCAAAACCCACAAAATCAAGCAACATCTAACCCCCAACAAAGCCCAAGTTTCCATCACGATTTAAGTGAAATGCCCAAGTTAGGCAACTTCTACAATCGTACTGCTGAACTGGAACTACTCAAAAAGGAAATCCTCACAGAAAAAGCACAACTTTTAACCATTACTGGCATGATAGGGATGGGCAAAACCGCCCTGGGGATAAAACTTGTAGAAGAAATTAAACATCAATTTGAATATGTGATTTGGCGTAGCCTGGAAAGTTGCCCGACCCTTGCCCAATTGCCAAATAATTTAACCGAAATTTTTACCGAGGGGGATAATCAAACTTCACCGCTACCCCTGATGAACCTGATGAAATATTTACAAAATCATCGCTGTTTAATTATTTTAGATGATATCCATTACCTGTTTATGCGGGGAGAATTGGCCGGTCAGTATCAACCAAACTATGAGGATTATCGCAGTTTCTTTAAACAAATTAAAGAGCGATCGCATCAAAGTTGTTTTCTGCTAATTGGTTGGGAATACCCGCGAGAAATTGCTCAAATTAAACACCCAAATACCCCTAACCCCCGTCTTCACGGGGGCAGGCTTAATCTTGCAGGGTTAGACACTGCATCCGCTCACCAAATTATCGCCGAACAAGGATTAGAACCCGAAGCAAACGGCTCCCGATTCATTGACTATTATCAAGGCAACCCGTTATGGTTAAAAACTGTGGCGAATTTTATGGTTGAATTAGGCTTAACTGTGACTGAGGTGTTACAAAATCAGCCTTTATTATTTCCCCAAGATTTGAAAGATATTTTACAGCAACCGTTGGCTTACCTATCGGAACCAGAAAAGCAACTTTTATCCCTATTAGCTAAAAAAGATGAGGCGATCACCCTGGTCAAACTATTAGAAATTGCCCCGATGCCATCTTCCGATTTACTGGATATCCTACAATCTCTTTGCCGTCGTTCTTGGGTGGAAAAAACCGATCATCTTTATCGGATGTCACCTGTATTGAGACAGTACCTAGGATGA
- a CDS encoding type II toxin-antitoxin system VapC family toxin: MSSVIRCVIDANICIKQFIADPLTAKVNQLFDHLENPSVEFFVPDLFYIECANVLWKYARAKLYTAEQLQADLSDLKALPFKVISTKDLMTKAVQIGLDYGSTAYDGCYVALSQQVKAPLLTLDERLVNSLIGSSFDVRLFTNFTVPKT, translated from the coding sequence ATGAGCAGTGTTATCAGATGCGTCATCGATGCAAATATTTGCATTAAACAATTCATTGCCGATCCATTGACGGCCAAAGTTAATCAACTTTTTGATCATCTTGAAAATCCATCGGTTGAGTTTTTTGTCCCCGATCTATTTTATATTGAGTGTGCCAATGTTCTTTGGAAATATGCCAGAGCTAAACTCTATACGGCTGAACAATTGCAGGCCGATTTAAGTGATTTGAAAGCTTTACCATTTAAAGTCATTTCTACCAAGGATTTAATGACTAAAGCGGTTCAAATTGGTTTGGACTATGGGAGCACAGCTTATGATGGCTGCTATGTGGCACTTTCACAACAAGTTAAAGCACCGTTGCTAACATTGGATGAGCGGTTAGTAAATTCCTTAATCGGCAGTAGTTTTGATGTAAGACTATTTACCAATTTCACAGTGCCAAAGACTTAG
- a CDS encoding type II toxin-antitoxin system Phd/YefM family antitoxin — MATLQIENLPSDFKRNLSELLSRVELGEEIIILNQGVAIAKLVSVRPSSNRRASLGQDRGKFIVPEDFNEPLLPEILAAFEGDEG; from the coding sequence ATGGCTACACTTCAGATTGAAAATTTACCCAGCGACTTCAAAAGAAATCTATCTGAGTTATTATCTCGTGTAGAACTTGGAGAAGAAATTATTATTTTAAATCAAGGGGTGGCGATCGCCAAATTAGTTTCCGTTCGTCCCTCATCCAATCGGCGAGCCAGTTTAGGGCAAGATCGAGGGAAATTTATCGTCCCAGAGGACTTTAATGAACCTTTGCTACCAGAGATTTTGGCAGCATTTGAGGGAGACGAAGGATGA
- a CDS encoding DUF6141 family protein codes for MDKLEWPSMAEEMSITEKDCATLLFREVQQFRQPWIWIVLTGTSVTALWAALSPFFLDSDWQDHWVLHIILILFGLIFGIGLPWVFYVTKLVTEIRSDGLVISFYPLLFFPIKIYFKNMQNCTAIKYKPLQEYGGWGVRLGAKGTAYNVSGNRGVQIELINGSKILIGSKKSEVLAATINLIIGSKNSNEN; via the coding sequence GTGGACAAACTCGAATGGCCATCAATGGCCGAAGAAATGAGCATCACAGAGAAGGATTGCGCCACCTTATTATTTCGCGAAGTGCAACAATTCCGTCAGCCTTGGATTTGGATCGTACTCACTGGCACATCCGTAACGGCGCTTTGGGCTGCACTGAGTCCTTTTTTCTTAGATTCTGACTGGCAAGACCATTGGGTTCTCCATATTATTTTAATCCTATTTGGGCTAATTTTTGGCATCGGCTTACCGTGGGTATTTTATGTCACAAAATTAGTCACTGAAATTAGAAGCGATGGCTTGGTAATCAGCTTTTATCCTTTATTATTTTTTCCAATTAAAATTTACTTTAAAAATATGCAAAATTGTACCGCGATTAAATATAAACCTTTGCAAGAATATGGCGGTTGGGGAGTGCGCTTGGGAGCAAAAGGAACGGCATATAATGTTAGTGGCAATCGCGGGGTGCAAATCGAACTTATCAATGGTTCAAAAATTTTAATTGGCTCCAAAAAATCTGAGGTTTTAGCCGCAACGATTAATCTAATCATTGGCTCAAAAAATAGTAATGAAAATTGA
- the trpS gene encoding tryptophan--tRNA ligase, with the protein MAKQRVLSGVQPTGNLHLGNYLGAIRNWVEQQSQYDNFFCVVDLHAITVPHNPATLAEDTYTIAALYLACGIDLEYSTIFVQSHVSAHSELAWLLNCITPLNWLQDMIQFKEKALRQGENVSAGLLNYPVLMAADILLYQADRVPVGEDQKQHLELTRDIAVRVNHQFGKKKEPVLKLPTPLIQKEGARVMSLTDGRSKMSKSDPSEMSRINVLDSPEAIAKKIKRCKTDMVKGLWFDDPERPECNNLLTIYSLLSGKTKEEVAAECQDMGWGQFKPLLTETTIAALQPIQEKYHAVMDDRGYLESVLREGREKASAIANQTLHQVKTALGYSHPL; encoded by the coding sequence ATGGCAAAACAGCGCGTGCTCTCCGGAGTTCAACCGACCGGAAATTTACATCTGGGTAACTATTTAGGAGCAATTCGCAATTGGGTTGAACAACAAAGCCAGTATGACAATTTCTTCTGTGTGGTGGATTTACACGCCATCACCGTACCCCATAATCCAGCAACTCTGGCAGAAGACACTTACACCATTGCTGCCCTGTATTTGGCTTGTGGCATTGATTTGGAGTATTCCACCATTTTTGTCCAGTCCCATGTATCTGCCCATAGCGAACTGGCATGGCTACTGAACTGTATCACCCCACTCAACTGGCTGCAAGACATGATCCAGTTTAAAGAGAAAGCATTGCGTCAAGGGGAAAATGTCAGTGCTGGTTTATTGAATTACCCGGTACTTATGGCCGCAGATATTTTATTGTATCAAGCGGATCGGGTGCCGGTGGGAGAAGACCAAAAGCAACATTTAGAACTCACTCGTGATATTGCGGTGCGGGTGAATCACCAATTTGGCAAGAAAAAAGAGCCTGTGCTGAAACTACCAACCCCCCTGATCCAAAAAGAAGGGGCAAGGGTGATGAGTTTGACTGATGGCAGGAGTAAAATGTCTAAGTCCGATCCGTCGGAAATGAGTCGGATTAATGTGCTGGATTCTCCAGAGGCGATCGCGAAAAAAATCAAGCGCTGTAAAACGGACATGGTAAAAGGGTTGTGGTTTGACGATCCCGAACGTCCCGAATGCAATAACCTGCTGACGATTTATTCTCTGTTGAGCGGCAAAACTAAGGAAGAAGTGGCCGCCGAATGTCAGGATATGGGCTGGGGTCAATTTAAACCGTTGCTCACAGAAACGACCATTGCTGCCCTACAACCGATTCAAGAAAAATATCACGCGGTCATGGATGACCGGGGTTATTTAGAATCGGTGTTACGAGAAGGCAGAGAAAAGGCAAGCGCGATCGCCAATCAAACTCTCCACCAAGTAAAAACTGCTCTGGGTTATTCCCATCCCCTGTAA
- a CDS encoding Uma2 family endonuclease, with the protein MVLQIQPVKQKTEPTVTWNALPADFILPDDPVENIQQPILAAALTDALGSAGLIQPQMLIGSNFGLVATINKKIIVKAPDWLYVPQVKPVEAGVIRRSYTPNLEGDPVAVVMEFLSDNECGELSVRSTPPYGKLYFYEQILKVPTYITYDPYETSLEVRCLQNEKYHLISALENGRYWIPELELFLGIWHGERLGQTINWLRWWDRDGNLLLWSSEQAEQERQRAEQERQRAEQERQRAEKFAAKLRELGLDPDRI; encoded by the coding sequence ATGGTTCTACAAATTCAACCTGTCAAACAAAAAACAGAACCAACTGTTACTTGGAATGCACTTCCGGCAGACTTTATTTTACCAGACGATCCTGTGGAGAATATTCAACAACCAATCCTCGCGGCAGCATTAACTGATGCTTTGGGATCCGCAGGATTAATCCAACCTCAAATGCTAATTGGTTCTAACTTTGGATTAGTTGCCACGATTAACAAAAAAATCATTGTTAAAGCCCCCGACTGGCTCTATGTTCCCCAAGTTAAACCCGTAGAAGCTGGAGTGATTCGTCGCAGTTATACCCCTAATTTAGAAGGGGATCCGGTGGCTGTGGTGATGGAATTTCTTTCAGATAATGAATGTGGAGAACTTTCGGTGCGATCGACTCCACCCTATGGCAAGCTCTATTTTTACGAGCAAATCCTTAAAGTCCCCACTTATATCACCTACGATCCTTATGAAACCAGTTTAGAAGTCCGCTGTTTGCAGAATGAAAAATATCATCTAATATCGGCGCTGGAAAATGGGCGCTATTGGATTCCCGAATTAGAGTTATTTTTGGGAATTTGGCACGGAGAAAGACTGGGACAAACTATCAACTGGTTGAGATGGTGGGATCGAGACGGAAATCTCTTATTATGGAGTAGTGAACAAGCGGAACAAGAACGCCAACGGGCGGAACAAGAACGCCAACGGGCGGAACAAGAACGCCAACGGGCGGAAAAATTCGCGGCTAAATTGCGCGAACTCGGTTTAGATCCCGATCGCATATAA
- a CDS encoding site-2 protease family protein, with the protein MTIATENAATIAIVMLAFGILAWGYNRAKPFGKLGILAWLQSVVLMAPWLLFFGLFAIGIYLNLAGILFLIVASAGLYIYLGKQLRAAGQDEILQQRAAKLLAEKQQEEEQMREQKADKFSSLPDSALADSANARTPEMMRMPLEDLKQIQGIFGIDTFFATETIPYQEGVIFKGNLRGELEASYQHLSASLQERMGDRYRLFFIANPEEKPVVIILPKSSEPQPATIAQKVLSVVLFIATIATTLETGGLFFGFDFFNNPSRFTEILPITLGIWLILLTHEIAHQVLAKRHNVRLSWPFFIPTWQIGSFGAFNRFESLLPNRQVLFDVAFAGPAAGGLVSLAMLLIGLILSHEGSFFEIPSDFFQGSILVGTLSKVVLGNALQQPVVDVHPLMIMGWLGLVINAINLMPAGQLDGGRIMQAIYGRKIAGRATLATILVLGLASFVNPLALYWAVVILILQRSLERPCLNDLKETDDARAALGLLALFLMLATLLPLTPGLAGRLGIGS; encoded by the coding sequence ATGACTATTGCCACAGAGAATGCTGCAACCATTGCCATTGTTATGCTGGCTTTCGGCATATTGGCTTGGGGATATAATCGAGCGAAACCGTTTGGCAAACTGGGCATCTTAGCTTGGCTGCAATCCGTTGTGCTGATGGCTCCCTGGTTGCTATTCTTTGGTTTATTTGCGATCGGGATTTATCTAAACCTGGCGGGAATTTTATTTTTAATTGTTGCATCGGCAGGTTTATATATTTACCTGGGAAAACAATTACGGGCCGCAGGTCAAGATGAAATCTTGCAACAACGAGCCGCCAAATTGCTTGCGGAAAAGCAACAAGAAGAAGAGCAAATGCGAGAACAAAAAGCGGATAAGTTCTCTTCTTTGCCAGATTCAGCTTTGGCCGATTCAGCAAATGCCCGCACTCCAGAAATGATGCGAATGCCTCTGGAAGATTTAAAACAAATCCAGGGCATTTTTGGCATTGATACCTTTTTTGCCACGGAAACCATTCCTTATCAAGAAGGAGTGATTTTTAAAGGCAATTTACGGGGAGAACTGGAGGCATCATACCAACATTTATCGGCATCATTGCAGGAACGGATGGGCGATCGCTACCGACTATTTTTTATTGCTAACCCAGAAGAAAAGCCGGTAGTGATTATCTTACCCAAGTCCAGCGAACCACAACCGGCGACCATTGCCCAAAAAGTTCTCTCGGTTGTTCTATTCATAGCCACCATTGCCACCACCTTAGAAACTGGCGGTTTATTTTTCGGGTTCGACTTTTTTAATAACCCCAGTCGATTCACCGAAATATTGCCGATCACATTAGGAATTTGGCTAATTTTACTCACCCATGAAATCGCCCACCAAGTGTTAGCCAAACGCCACAATGTGCGGTTATCTTGGCCGTTTTTCATTCCTACTTGGCAAATTGGCTCATTTGGTGCCTTCAACCGATTTGAGTCACTTTTACCCAACCGTCAGGTACTTTTTGATGTGGCATTTGCTGGCCCTGCGGCTGGTGGGCTGGTTTCTCTGGCGATGTTACTCATCGGTTTAATTCTCTCCCATGAAGGCAGTTTCTTTGAAATTCCTTCTGACTTTTTCCAAGGTTCAATATTAGTCGGCACCTTATCAAAAGTTGTCCTAGGAAATGCTTTACAACAGCCCGTTGTAGATGTTCATCCCCTGATGATTATGGGCTGGTTAGGCTTAGTGATTAACGCGATTAATTTAATGCCTGCGGGTCAGTTAGATGGGGGGCGAATTATGCAGGCAATTTATGGGCGAAAAATTGCGGGTCGGGCTACTTTGGCCACGATTTTGGTCTTGGGGCTTGCCTCATTTGTGAATCCTTTGGCGCTTTATTGGGCCGTGGTGATTCTAATTTTACAACGCAGTTTAGAACGTCCTTGTCTGAATGATTTGAAGGAAACCGATGATGCTCGCGCTGCATTAGGTTTGCTGGCGTTATTTCTGATGTTGGCCACCTTATTGCCTTTAACTCCCGGTTTAGCCGGTCGTCTGGGAATTGGTAGTTAA
- a CDS encoding type II toxin-antitoxin system VapC family toxin: MKILLDTQCWLWWFAQPERLNEQAIALIADDSNELWFSVASIWEIAIKVANGKLPLPEPINTYINSRIALLDMRILEIKAGHGLRSAALPLHHKDPFDRILIAQSHMEDMTLLSADIMFRKYSDISLVWAAS; encoded by the coding sequence ATGAAAATTTTATTGGATACTCAGTGCTGGTTATGGTGGTTTGCCCAACCTGAAAGATTAAACGAGCAAGCAATCGCACTGATTGCCGATGACAGCAATGAATTGTGGTTTTCGGTTGCAAGTATCTGGGAAATAGCTATCAAAGTGGCCAATGGAAAATTGCCGCTACCAGAACCGATTAATACCTACATTAATAGCCGCATAGCGTTGTTAGATATGCGAATACTAGAAATTAAAGCAGGTCATGGGTTACGATCCGCAGCTTTACCATTACATCATAAAGATCCCTTCGATCGCATCTTAATTGCTCAATCTCACATGGAGGATATGACCCTTTTGAGTGCCGATATAATGTTCAGAAAATACAGTGATATTTCTCTTGTTTGGGCTGCCAGTTAG
- a CDS encoding GIY-YIG nuclease family protein: MREGEVRQFTSSNVDSAPDAGGIYAIYDETAWDMVAYIGRSNNIRRRLKEHLSGRGSKSIDTLIKAGHDLWFSFGYSDNPHGSEAAELARLSPAGNRKREVKYLEDF; this comes from the coding sequence ATGAGAGAAGGTGAAGTACGACAATTCACAAGTTCCAATGTCGATTCAGCACCAGATGCGGGAGGGATTTACGCAATCTATGATGAAACCGCATGGGATATGGTTGCCTATATTGGACGATCAAACAATATCCGTCGTAGACTGAAAGAACACTTGAGTGGTCGTGGCAGCAAGTCGATTGACACATTGATTAAGGCAGGGCATGACTTGTGGTTCTCGTTTGGTTACTCAGATAACCCACACGGTTCGGAAGCAGCGGAACTGGCCAGACTGTCTCCTGCTGGCAATAGAAAGCGCGAAGTTAAATATCTAGAAGATTTCTAG
- a CDS encoding methylenetetrahydrofolate reductase — protein sequence MTAQTPANLSQSEPAVSRFAAAIKAGEFLITAEVMPPKGGDPKDMLEMAQGLKNRVHAVNITDGSRAVVRMSPVVASAILWQNGIEPICQIACRDRNRIGLQADLMGAHALGIRNILALTGDPVNAGDHPDAKSVFDLESVRLLKLINSLNQGFDWNYNPLTNGPTNLFAGAAVDPQSKSWSGLQSRFEKKVEAGAQFFQSQLICDFDRLDKFMLEIAAGSNKPILAGIFLLKSAKNAAFINRCVPGVNIPDSIISRLANAKNQLREGMLIAAEQVKMASQICHGVHLMAVKREDLIPEILDLAGISPL from the coding sequence ATGACTGCACAAACCCCTGCCAATCTGTCCCAATCAGAACCAGCCGTCTCTCGGTTTGCGGCGGCAATTAAAGCCGGTGAATTTTTAATCACCGCAGAAGTAATGCCCCCGAAAGGAGGCGATCCGAAAGATATGTTAGAAATGGCTCAAGGTCTAAAAAATCGGGTTCATGCGGTGAATATCACTGACGGCAGTCGGGCAGTGGTGCGGATGTCTCCGGTGGTGGCATCGGCAATTTTATGGCAAAATGGCATTGAACCGATTTGTCAAATTGCCTGTCGCGATCGCAACCGAATTGGCTTACAAGCAGACCTGATGGGCGCCCATGCCCTCGGAATTCGCAACATTCTAGCACTCACTGGCGACCCCGTAAACGCAGGGGATCATCCAGACGCCAAAAGTGTGTTTGATTTAGAATCCGTGCGCCTATTAAAGCTGATTAATTCCCTCAATCAAGGCTTTGACTGGAACTATAATCCTTTAACCAACGGTCCGACCAATTTATTTGCCGGTGCCGCCGTCGATCCCCAGAGTAAAAGTTGGTCTGGTTTACAAAGTCGCTTTGAGAAAAAAGTTGAAGCCGGGGCGCAATTTTTCCAAAGTCAATTAATTTGTGATTTTGACCGACTGGACAAATTTATGCTTGAAATTGCTGCCGGAAGCAATAAACCAATTTTAGCCGGAATCTTCCTGTTAAAATCTGCCAAAAATGCGGCATTTATTAATCGTTGTGTCCCCGGAGTGAACATTCCTGATTCTATTATTAGTCGGTTGGCGAATGCCAAAAATCAACTGCGCGAAGGGATGTTAATTGCCGCCGAACAAGTGAAAATGGCCAGCCAAATTTGTCACGGAGTGCATCTGATGGCGGTAAAACGGGAGGATTTAATTCCAGAAATTCTCGATTTGGCGGGAATTTCACCGCTGTAG
- a CDS encoding glycosyltransferase family 39 protein, whose protein sequence is MGNKLLPELLPKRSPHQGFKLFLAIVLILGIFFRFVNLDRKVYWQDEAATSLRISGYSKIEFVQEVYNSHPITVGQLRERYQSPNQSKTLGDTLQVLMDKAEHPPLYYLMARFWAQMFGGSVTSMRSLPAFISLLGFPAMYWLCQELFAAPLVSWGAIPSPGGFAIALIAVSPIHVLYAQEARQYSLWIVIILLSSAALLRAMRQKSIGSWTIYGITLVLGCYTHLFFALIALGHGIYLLGIEGIKLNKIVRDYLVASAAALLVVAPWIWVFIQYKNNSHYFDSITTALGREIPVEELMGKWFRSVNRFFHDADLGTTNIILVLLGAYSFYFIYRQTTKRVWWFVFTLFGITALTLGLPDLITGGQRSVRTRYLIPCALALELSMAYLFAVKLTQFTKVWQQRVWQFVAVLLISAGVISNSVSSQAESWWNKNLAETKYYPRIAEVINQGSHPLVISDTSETNILSLSYLLNPEVTLQLVSEGDWSNLAVQSLKQTVFVFAASDALINHLQSEKNVTLNRVFEQKRAQLWQIN, encoded by the coding sequence ATGGGAAATAAATTACTACCAGAGTTACTCCCAAAGCGATCGCCCCATCAGGGGTTTAAGCTATTCTTGGCGATCGTCTTAATCCTAGGGATATTTTTTCGCTTTGTGAATCTAGATCGCAAAGTCTATTGGCAAGATGAAGCCGCCACCTCATTGAGAATTTCTGGCTATTCTAAAATAGAATTTGTCCAAGAAGTTTACAATAGTCACCCCATCACTGTTGGTCAGTTAAGAGAACGTTATCAGTCACCCAACCAGAGCAAAACGTTAGGGGATACCCTACAAGTTTTAATGGATAAAGCGGAACATCCACCACTCTATTATCTGATGGCCAGATTTTGGGCGCAAATGTTTGGCGGTTCCGTAACATCTATGCGGAGTTTGCCTGCATTCATCAGTTTATTGGGATTTCCAGCAATGTATTGGCTATGTCAAGAATTATTTGCAGCACCGTTAGTTTCTTGGGGGGCGATTCCCTCACCGGGAGGCTTCGCCATCGCACTCATTGCCGTATCCCCAATTCACGTGCTTTATGCTCAAGAAGCAAGGCAATATAGTCTCTGGATTGTGATAATTTTACTCTCTAGTGCTGCTTTATTGCGGGCAATGCGCCAAAAAAGTATTGGCAGTTGGACAATTTATGGAATAACCCTAGTTTTGGGCTGTTATACTCATTTATTTTTTGCCTTAATTGCCCTGGGGCATGGGATTTATCTCCTAGGGATCGAAGGGATAAAACTAAATAAAATAGTCCGAGATTATTTGGTAGCTTCTGCGGCGGCACTTTTGGTTGTTGCCCCTTGGATTTGGGTATTTATCCAATATAAAAATAACTCCCACTATTTCGACAGTATTACCACAGCATTAGGCCGTGAAATCCCCGTTGAAGAGTTAATGGGCAAGTGGTTTCGCAGCGTAAATCGGTTTTTTCACGATGCGGACTTGGGAACAACTAATATTATCTTAGTCTTATTAGGGGCTTATTCTTTCTATTTTATTTATCGCCAGACAACCAAACGAGTTTGGTGGTTTGTTTTTACCTTATTTGGCATCACCGCGTTAACTTTGGGACTGCCAGATTTAATCACCGGAGGACAGCGATCGGTCAGAACTCGCTATTTAATTCCGTGTGCTTTAGCCCTGGAATTATCAATGGCTTATCTGTTTGCGGTTAAACTGACTCAATTTACCAAAGTTTGGCAGCAAAGAGTCTGGCAGTTTGTAGCAGTTTTACTGATTTCCGCTGGAGTTATTTCTAATAGTGTGAGTTCTCAGGCTGAGTCTTGGTGGAATAAAAATCTGGCAGAAACTAAATATTATCCAAGAATAGCTGAGGTGATTAATCAAGGGAGTCATCCCCTGGTGATTAGCGATACTTCGGAAACGAATATTCTTTCGTTGAGTTATCTGTTGAATCCAGAGGTAACACTGCAATTAGTATCCGAGGGAGATTGGTCAAATTTAGCGGTGCAGTCCCTGAAGCAGACCGTATTTGTGTTTGCGGCTTCTGATGCTTTAATAAATCACTTGCAAAGCGAAAAAAATGTAACTCTCAATCGGGTATTTGAGCAAAAACGAGCGCAATTATGGCAAATTAATTAG